One window of Trichoderma breve strain T069 chromosome 3, whole genome shotgun sequence genomic DNA carries:
- a CDS encoding EXS family domain-containing protein: protein MDGDPAVEPQLDGFSLVFPLPYRVGFIVTLAVWGWGLNLHWLHGFRIDVPALIRYPGRSSPQHISHHLSTYRLAIVLTALFSLSITLFWLCTWHVPARVIDYDWMPMTYLVALVAIFFVPLRNLPTGGRRRFLATLRRVSIGGIAEAQDGKFGDILLADVLTSYAKVFGDVFVTLCMFFSAGGSSTDHPNRSCGGTVFVPLLMAVPSIIRFRQCLIEYLRVRRAPYKESSGWGGQHLANALKYSTAFPVIITSAMQRGAGPESDMVALHRAWLVAVLVNSLYSFYWDVAKDWDLTLFSSRERASVHHPWGLRDRLVFRSAGLYYFVIGLDLMLRCSWSMKLSPHLDKFSDYESGIFLIELLEVFRRWMWIFFRVETEWIRNSSTGLGIDDILLGDYQGKDDDD from the exons ATGGATGGCGATCCGGCCGTAGAGCCTCAGCTCGATGGCTTCAGCCTGGTGTTTCCTCTGCCGTACCGAGTCGGCTTTATCGTTACTCTAG CTGTTTGGGGATGGGGCCTCAACCTCCATTGGCTGCATGGCTTCCGAATCGACGTTCCCGCCTTGATCCGATACCCTGGACGAAGCTCGCCGCAGCACATATCACATCATCTGTCTACATACCGACTCGCAATAGTCTTGACGGCGCTGTTCTCGCTGTCCATTACGCTGTTCTGGCTGTGCACTTGGCACGTGCCAGCCCGGGTCATTGACTACGACTGGATGCCAATGACGTACCTGGTCGCGCTggtggccatcttcttcgttcCTTTGCGAAATCTGCCTACCGGTGGCCGAAGACGCTTCCTTGCGACGCTGCGGCGGGTGAGCATAGGCGGCATTGCAGAGGCGCAGGATGGCAAGTTTGGAGACATCTTGCTGGCTGATGTCTTGACATCCTATGCCAAGGTGTTTGGAGACGTTTTCGTCACGCTGTGCATGTTCTTCAGCGCTGGAGGCTCCTCGACAGACCACCCCAACAGGAGCTGCGGGGGGACGGTCTTTGTTCCGCTGCTCATGGCTGTGCCAAGCATCATCCGTTTCCGGCAGTGCCTCATCGAGTACCTGAGAGTTCGCCGGGCCCCGTACAAGGAGTCTTCGGGCTGGGGTGGCCAACACCTGGCCAACGCTCTCAAGTACTCTACCGCATtccccgtcatcatcacaagcGCCATGCAAAGGGGGGCCGGGCCAGAGAGCGACATGGTCGCGCTGCACCGAGCTTGGCTGGTCGCCGTTTTGGTCAACTCGCTCTACTCATTCTACTGGGATGTTGCCAAAGATTGGGATCTGACACTCTTCTCGTCGCGAGAGCGAGCATCAGTGCACCACCCGTGGGGGCTGCGTGATCGACTCGTCTTCCGCTCAGCTGGCCTGTACTACTTTGTCATTGGCCTGGATTTAATGCTGCGCTGCTCGTGGTCGATGAAGCTGAGCCCTCATCTGGACAAATTTAGTGACTATGAGAGCGGAATCTTTTTAATTGAGCTACTCGAGGTGTTCCGGCGGTGGATGTGGATCTTCTTCCGCGTTGAGACGGAGTGGATTAGGAATTCCTCTACGGGCCTCGGCATTGACGATATTCTGTTGGGCGATTATCAGGGGAAAGACGATGACGACTAA
- a CDS encoding NUDIX domain-containing protein produces MTAQEQQQRNSESSIAGSAAEPEVDASDADAALSEAEVAQVKSQIAEALGVAVAHDYSGASLYYDASTMASLNPFSLAALNRFRAYKPPPFPLWDALPARKRAAILVLLFADRWGDLRVVITMRAASLRSFSGHAALPGGKADSKEETPYQIARREAYEEIGLPMDDSRIPKPFRIEQLCNLPPSLARTHLVVTPCVAFLHADRTSPDSPPALVEDSMIPRLDAREVAAVFSAPFYNFLKEKDLPPRHGETLPPGHWYEGAWTNYKGVQWRVHNFYVPVNNQKVSRPRRGSAAQIELADQLEVSQDHQGRFKVWGLTGRVLVDAARIAYNEDPEMLHNLDFGDYEVIKIAQEEGALDDHGAPARKEEDKPAKM; encoded by the exons ATGACCGCTCAGGAACAACAGCAGCGCAACTCAGAAAGCAGCATCGCCGGATCCGCCGCAGAGCCGGAAGTCGACGCCTCCGACGCTGACGCTGCTCTGTCCGAGGCCGAGGTTGCGCAGGTCAAGAGCCAGATCGCCGAGGCGCTGGGCGTTGCTGTTGCGCACGATTACAGCGGCGCGTCGCTATACTATGATGCATCGACAATGGCGTCACTGAATCCCTTTTCTCTG GCCGCCCTCAACCGATTTAGAGCGTACAAACCTCCTCCGTTCCCATTATGGGATGCGCTCCCTGCGCGCAAGCGAGCGGCCATCTTGGTCCTCTTGTTTGCGGATAGATGGGGCGACCTGAGGGTTGTCATCACCATGCGCGCGGCCAGTCTGAGGAGCTTCTCGGGTCACGCCGCGTTGCCAGGAGGGAAAGCAGatagcaaagaagaaacaccAT ACCAGATTGCGCGACGAGAGGCATATGAAGAGATTGGCCTCCCCATGGACGATTCACGGATTCCCAAACCATTTCGCATCGAGCAGCTCTGCAATCTCCCGCCGTCGTTGGCTCGGACGCACCTCGTTGTGACTCCCTGCGTTGCGTTCCTCCACGCCGATCGCACTTCTCCCGACTCACCACCAGCTCTCGTTGAAGACTCCATGATCCCTCGGTTGGATGCTCGCGAGGTCGCCGCTGTGTTCAGTGCCCCTTTCTACAACTTCCTCAAGGAAAAGGATTTACCACCTCGACACGGCGAGACGCTGCCGCCAGGACACTGGTATGAAGGCGCGTGGACAAACTACAAGGGGGTGCAGTGGAGAGTGCACAACTTTTACGTGCCAGTGAACAACCAGAAAGTCTCAAGGCCTAGAAGGGGAAGCGCGGCGCAGATAGAGCTGGCGGACCAGCTAGAGGTTAGCCAGGACCATCAAGGACGGTTCAAGGTCTGGGGCTTGACTGGCAGAGTACTCGTCGACGCAGCAAGGATTGCGTATAACGAGGACCCCGAAATGTTGCACAATCTTGACTTTGGTGATTACGAAGTCATCAAGATTGCCCAGGAGGAGGGCGCGCTGGATGATCACGGCGCTCCTGcgaggaaagaagaagacaagccaGCTAAGATGTAA
- a CDS encoding ctr copper transporter family domain-containing protein encodes MDHSHHMHSMEGHEGHGGHGGMDDMCSMSMLFTWDTTNLCIVFRQWHIRSNTSLVLSLIAVVLIGIGYEFLRSVSRRYEASLAARLETVPRQNRESVSKRGHVIKAILYAIQNFYAFMLMLVFMTYNGWVMVAVSLGAFLGYLLFGHSTSATKDNACH; translated from the exons ATGGATCACAGCCATCACATGCATTCCATGGAGGGCCACGAAGGCCACGGCGGCCACGGTGGCATGGACGACATGTGCAGCATGAGC ATGCTCTTCACGTGGGATACGACCAATCTCTGCATCGTCTTCCGCCAGTGGCACATCCGCTCCAACACGTCTCTCGTCCTCTCCCTCATCGCCGTAGTCCTCATCGGCATTGGCTACGAGTTTCTGCGCTCAGTCTCTCGCCGCTACGAggcgtctttggcggcgCGGCTGGAAACTGTACCTC GACAGAACCGCGAAAGCGTCAGCAAGCGAGGCCACGTCATCAAGGCTATTCTCTATGCCATTCAAAACTTTTACGCCTTTATGCTCAT GCTCGTCTTCATGACATACAATGGCTGGGTCATGGTCGCTGTCTCGCTGGGTGCGTTCCTCGGCTACCTCTTGTTCGGCCACTCTACATCGGCCACAAAGGACAACGCTTGTCATTAG
- a CDS encoding SET domain-containing protein — protein MNAIEQAFSASINTMDPDQVNASLDSQKRWPIHKDTALCSYIMSTIQAPEGSLSIQESTIPDAGSGLFINRDLAEGELIFTSVPLVLCAEVGQGMEACDFCFQQRRRVFHPVEDRFLQPGEVLPPLHICNGCRMYQYCSKSCWQRAWDTGHLYECGLLAGASTDVETRTLYRLLILMRKKVLLAQQVKALARLEHEVANFERRTKKSWPRIISIAREAKERTKSELSIGEILMLYGIIRCNSLPVDQTYRNAPLGNALDFGGALINHCCDPNVVIVFNSTQVQVRALRKLKAGEELLHCYRDIAYDFTFRNPRIAARYQFRCQCDRCREESDRHYKEAKNESDVLPLILSTQAALFDVIDVSKKQAFVTPTAFNVELQLGKVNHILKTGYAGGPWPNNLEPLPTVLKALAALCERQGDLINSIKIRIKALAFTKWRKGLPWSEDLIDFVLSLSTLTMFPSHPSLRDPSLPKHKEFQDIFIGHLHILHGILLNFYGPQGRTTGIVHTFLQQEKGSYNGPVPGTRAFRRRFKASQENVLKWAGVDQELWTVE, from the exons ATGAATGCCATCGAGCAGGCCTTTTCGgccagcatcaacaccatggaCCCAGACCAGGTCAATGCGAGCCTCGATAGCCAGAAGCGTTGGCCCATACACAAAGACACGGCGCTCTGCAGCTACATCATGAGCACCATCCAGGCCCCGGAGGGTTCTCTCAGCATCCAAGAATCCACCATTCCGGATGCTGGCTCGGGCCTATTCATCAATCGGGATCTTGCAGAGGGCGAGCTCATCTTTACGTCTGTGCCGCTTGTTCTGTGCGCAGAAGTTGGCCAGGGCATGGAGGCGTGCGACTTCTGCTTCCAACAGAGACGAAGAGTCTTTCATCCTGTGGAGGACCGCTTTCTCCAGCCTGGAGAGGTTCTACCCCCTCTCCATATCTGCAATGGCTGCCGCATGTACCAGTACTGCTCAAAG TCTTGTTGGCAACGAGCCTGGGACACGGGCCATTTATACGAATGCGGCTTGCTCGCCGGAGCGTCAACCGATGTCGAGACGAGAACATTATACCGTCTCTTGATTCTGATGCGAAAGAAAGTCTTGTTGGCACAGCAGGTAAAAGCCCTGGCCAGGCTTGAGCACGAGGTGGCCAACTTTGAGAGGCGCACCAAGAAAAGCTGGCCGAGGATCATTAGCATTGCCCGCGAAGCCAAGGAACGGACCAAGAGCGAGCTCAGCATTGGGGAGATATTGATGTTGTATGGTATT ATTCGTTGCAACTCGTTGCCGGTCGATCAAACCTATCGAAACGCACCGCTTGGCAACGCCCTTGACTTTGGTGGAGCTCTGATCAACCACTGTTGCGACCCCAATGTTGTCATTGTGTTCAACAGCACTCAGGTGCAGGTTCGGGCTCTGAGAAAGCTCAAGGCCGGTGAAGAGCTCCTTCATTGCTACCGAGACATTGCATATGATTTCACCTTTCGCAATCCGCGAATTGCGGCGAGATATCAGTTCAGATGCCAGT GTGACAGATGTAGAGAAGAGTCCGATCGTCACTATAAAGAGGCCAAGAACGAGTCCGACGTGCTTCCGCTCATCCTGAGCACACAGGCAGCCTTGTTCGATGTCATAGACGTTTCCAAGAAACAAGCTTTTGTAACGCCCACCGCATTCAACGTCGAGCTGCAGCTAGGCAAAGTAAACCATATCCTAAAGACTGGTTATGCTGGGGGTCCCTGGCCCAACAACCTCGAGCCACTGCCGACGGTGCTCAAGGCCCTGGCAGCGCTGTGCGAGAGGCAAGGAGACctcatcaacagcatcaagatccGGATCAAGGCCTTGGCCTTTACCAAGTGGCGAAAGGGTCTCCCCTGGTCCGAGGACCTCATCGACTTTGTGCTCAGTCTGTCGACTCTCACCATGTTCCCAAGTCATCCGTCGCTGCGGGACCCTTCTTTGCCGAAGCACAAGGAGTTTCAAGACATCTTCATCGGCCACCTCCACATACTGCACGGGATACTGCTCAACTTTTACGGGCCCCAAGGACGAACGACGGGCATTGTCCACACCTTTTTACAGCAGGAAAAGGGCAGCTACAACGGACCCGTGCCTGGAACGAGGGCTTTTAGGCGCAGGTTCAAGGCGTCTCAGGAGAATGTCCTCAAGTGGGCGGGAGTTGACCAGGAGCTCTGGACTGTAGAATAG
- a CDS encoding 3-hydroxyanthranilic acid dioxygenase domain-containing protein, whose product MLGPPVNLPKWLEENSHLLQPPINNYCVYNDDFTVMIVGGPNARTDYHINQTPEWFYQYRGAMTLKVVDGTIFRDIIIREGDMFLLPANTPHNPVRFANTVGVVLEQRRPADSIDRMRWYCAKCCAEPGGEAVVVHEAAFHCTDLGTQIKQAVEDFRGDEEKRTCRRCGTVADWAPKPGSIQDPNLQ is encoded by the exons ATGCTTGGACCGCCGGTCAACCTGCCCAAGTG GCTCGAGGAAAACTCTCACTTGCTTCAACCGCCCATCAACAACTACTGCGTCTACAACGATGATTTCACCGTCATG ATCGTCGGCGGCCCCAATGCCCGCACCGACTACCACATCAACCAAACCCCCGAATGGTTCTACCAATACCGCGGCGCCATGACCCTCAAAGTCGTCGACGGCACAATCTTCcgcgacatcatcatccgCGAGGGCGACATGTTCCTCCTCCCCGCCAACACGCCGCACAACCCCGTGCGCTTCGCAAACACCGTCGGCGTCGTCCTGGAGCAGCGCCGCCCCGCCGATTCTATTGATCGCATGCGCTGGTACTGCGCGAAATGCTGCGCCGAACCTGGTGGGGAGGCGGTTGTTGTTCATGAGGCTGCGTTTCATTGCACGGATTTGGGGACGCAGATTAAGCAGGCTGTGGAGGACTTTAGGggggatgaggagaagaggacTTGTAGGAGGTGCGGGACGGTGGCGGACTGGGCGCCGAAGCCGGGGTCGATTCAGGATCCTAATTTGCAGTGA
- a CDS encoding fumarylacetoacetate (FAA) hydrolase family domain-containing protein — protein sequence MFGLRRSMATAASQASLSLKQAGKVVCIGRNYADHIAELANAKPKKPFFFLKPPSSIVLPGEGPCLQPKGVDMHFEVELALIIGSVVKNLHPEDEKGALDAIKAYAIAIDMTARNVQNEAKKKGLPWDIAKGFDTFLPMSNVIPKSAISDPHDAELFLEVNGQPRQRGSTGLMIYRIPRIVSDISRVMTLLPGDVVLTGTPAGVGPVVPGDVMRAGVRVDGREVEEGRIEVPVELSGSAYEFSET from the exons ATGTTTGGACTAAGGAGATCAATGGCCACTGCGGCCTCACAAGCTTCTCTGTCTCTGAAGCAGGCGGGCAAGGTCGTCTGCATTGGCCGCAACTATGC GGATCACATTGCAGAACTGGCAAACGCAAAGCCTAAGAagccctttttcttcctcaagcCTCCTTCGTCCATCGTGTTGCCCGGCGAGGGCCCGTGTCTGCAGCCCAAGGGCGTGGACATGCACTTTGAGGTTGAGTTGGCGCTCATCATTGGGTCGGTGGTGAAGAATCTGCACCCGGAGGATGAGAAGGGAGCGttggatgccatcaagg CAtacgccatcgccatcgacaTGACAGCCCGCAACGTCCAAAAcgaggcaaagaaaaagggccTCCCCTGGGACATTGCCAAGGGCTTCGACACCTTCCTGCCCATGAGCAACGTCATCCCCAAGTCCGCCATTTCCGACCCGCACGACGCCGAGCTGTTCCTCGAGGTCAACGGCCAGCCGCGGCAGCGCGGGTCCACGGGCCTGATGATTTATCGGATTCCGCGCATCGTGAGTGACATCTCGCGCGTCATGACGCTGCTGCCGGGCGACGTGGTGCTGACGGGCACGCCGGCGGGGGTTGGGCCTGTGGTGCCGGGGGATGTGATGAGGGCTGGTGTGAGGGTTGATGGGagggaggttgaggaggggAGGATTGAGGTTCCTGTGGAGCTGTCGGGGAGTGCGTATGAGTTTTCGGAGACGTGA